The Castanea sativa cultivar Marrone di Chiusa Pesio chromosome 11, ASM4071231v1 genome contains a region encoding:
- the LOC142615647 gene encoding putative serine/threonine-protein kinase PBL19, producing the protein MKCFYYFKDKSRGRGQRSAPELKEQTSDYSGSDQATLSSCSAPSPRGIPQLYEEKAHNLRVFSYSELRHATNDFSRLLKIGEGGFGSVYKGSIKPAEGNGDPIVVAIKKLNKDGLQGHKQWVAEVQFLGVVEHPNLVKLIGYCAVDGERGIQRLLVYEYMPNKSLENHLFNRAYPTLPWKTRLQILLGAAQGLAYLHEGLEVQVIFRDFKSSNVLLDENFKPKLSDFGLAREGPMAGRSHVSTAVVGTYGYAAPEYIETGHLTSKSDVWSFGVVLYEIITGRRSLERNRPSAEQKLLDWVKQFPAEGKKFILIMDPRLEGKFSSSAARKIAKLADNCLLKNAKDRPTMGKVMERLEEIIQQSDEDNPSENGLESFEDDPSETEQKKNQVGHAESWKRRMAHLANLGENVEGASRRRFMIMQRAEVP; encoded by the exons ATGAAGTGTTTCTACTACTTTAAGGACAAATCCAGAGGCAGGGGACAAAGATCAGCACCAGAGTTGAAAGAGCAAACATCTGATTATTCAGGCTCTGATCAGGCCACTCTATCTTCATGCTCGGCACCCTCCCCGCGTGGAATACCACAACTGTATGAGGAGAAGGCTCATAACTTGCGTGTTTTCTCATACTCGGAGCTCAGACATGCAACTAATGATTTCAGTAGGCTACTTAAGATTGGGGAGGGTGGATTTGGGAGTGTGTATAAAGGTTCAATCAAGCCTGCTGAGGGAAATGGTGATCCAATTGTGGTTGCGATTAAAAAGCTCAACAAAGATGGCTTACAG GGCCACAAACAATGGGTGGCAGAAGTTCAATTTCTTGGTGTTGTGGAGCATCCAAACCTTGTCAAACTCATAGGATACTGTGCTGTGGATGGGGAGAGAGGGATCCAGCGATTACTTGTATACGAATATATGCCGAACAAAAGCTTAGAGAATCATCTTTTCAATAGGGCATACCCAACTCTTCCTTGGAAAACCAGATTACAGATATTACTGGGAGCAGCTCAAGGATTAGCTTATCTGCATGAAGGATTGGAAGTTCAG GTGATCTTTCGAGACTTTAAATCATCCAATGTGTTGTTGGATGAGAATTTCAAACCAAAGCTTTCAGACTTTGGACTTGCTAGGGAGGGACCAATGGCTGGGCGATCTCATGTTTCAACAGCA GTGGTTGGAACATACGGGTATGCTGCCCCAGAATACATTGAGACTGGTCATCTGACAAGTAAGAGTGATGTGTGGAGTTTTGGTGTTGTATTATATGAGATTATTACAGGTAGGAGATCATTAGAAAGAAACCGCCCAAGTGCAGAGCAGAAACTTTTGGATTGGGTGAAACAGTTCCCTGCCGAAGGTAAAAAGTTCATCTTGATAATGGACCCAAGACTGGAAGGCAAGTTTTCTAGTAGTGCAGCTCGGAAAATTGCCAAGTTAGCAGACAACTGTTTACTAAAGAACGCAAAAGATCGGCCAACAATGGGTAAAGTGATGGAGAGATTGGAGGAGATAATCCAACAATCCGACGAAGATAACCCTTCTGAAAATGGTCTCGAGTCCTTTGAAGATGACCCAAGTGAGACAGAGCAGAAGAAGAATCAAGTTGGACATGCAGAATCATGGAAAAGGCGGATGGCCCATCTGGCAAATCTGGGTGAGAATGTGGAGGGTGCAAGTAGAAGAAGATTTATGATAATGCAGAGGGCCGAAGTGCCTTAA